A part of Aegilops tauschii subsp. strangulata cultivar AL8/78 chromosome 2, Aet v6.0, whole genome shotgun sequence genomic DNA contains:
- the LOC109759028 gene encoding uncharacterized protein, which translates to MSDSSLAPPAVFMELHAGNRKRLVAALRAHLSTSGRPLHGIVLLKARSTLALRRSLPIPFGFLRLIWQESYFAYLFGVREPGFYGAVDIASGQSILFAPRLTLDDAIWNGEKELSSFKDMYRVDFVFYVDDLAQVLRCQFSEHGEPLLFLLYGKNTDSGNYSKPASFEFCQILSLESAITHINIALLCSFGPQLHLEVNSTFSDMGIEKFDTDLSTLHPILTECRVIKSDMELAFIQYANDVSSKAHIEVMRQIKPGMKEFQLESIFIHHASMHEGCRHCSYTFLLFIMDMRVLQMTRINAYWKNENCDERIIVYFQTLNDGDMALMDMGAEYNFYGSDITCSYPINGKFKRNQTIVYNAILRAHNDVISHMQPGVRWIDMHKLAEQRILESLKKENIIHGDIGDMMNQRLGAVFMPHGLGHLLGIDTHDPGGYPKGLERPKEPGLRSLRTIRELKEGMVITVEPGCYFIGTLLRHAKDDPISSKFFNWEKIEMYKSFGGVRIESNLYVTAQGCKNLTNCPRETWEIEAVMAGAPWPSRDDCSSATTTKNGLPKT; encoded by the exons ATGAGCGACTCCTCCCTTGCTCCGCCCGCGGTGTTCATGGAGCTGCACGCCGGCAACCGCAAGCGCCTCGTCGCCGCGCTCAGAGCCCATCTCTCCACCTCTGGCCGCCCTCTCCACGGCATCGTCCTTCTCAAGGCTCGTTCTACGCTCGCTCTCCGTCGATCTCTCCCTATCCCATTTGGGTTCCTACGTTTAATCTG GCAGGAGAGCTACTTCGCCTATCTCTTCGGTGTGCGAGAGCCGGGGTTCTACGGTGCAGTG GACATTGCCTCTGGACAATCTATCTTATTTGCTCCAAGGTTGACACTTGACGATGCAATTTGGAATGGTGAAAAAGAATTGTCTTCTTTCAAG GATATGTACAGGGTCGATTTTGTCTTCTATGTTGATGATCTTGCACAGGTTCTCCGATGTCAATTTAGTGAGCATGGAGAGCCCCTTCTCTTTCTCTTATACGGAAAGAATACTGACAGCGGAAATTACTCAAAGCCTGCTAGTTTTGAG TTTTGTCAAATACTGTCACTGGAAAGCGCAATCACTCACATTAATATTGCATTACTATGTTCTTTTGGACCACAACTACATCTTGAAGTAAACTCTACATTTTCTGATATG GGGATAGAGAAGTTTGACACTGATTTAAGCACGCTTCATCCTATCTTAACTGAATGCCGTGTTATAAAATCTGACATGGAGCTTGCATTCATTCAATATGCTAATGATGTCAGCTCCAAAGCACACATTGAG GTTATGAGGCAGATAAAACCAGGCATGAAGGAATTTCAGTTAGAAAGCATCTTTATTCATCATGCATCTATGCACGAAGGCTGCCGACATTGCTCCTACACAT TTCTACTCTTCATTATGGACATGCGGGTGCTCCAAATGACCAG AATTAATGCATATTGGAAAAATGAAAACTGTGATGAGAGGATCATAG TATATTTTCAGACGCTGAATGATGGAGACATGGCTCTAATGGACATGGGAGCTGAATATAATTTCTATGGTTCTGACATCACATGTTCATACCCT ATAAATGGAAAATTCAAAAGAAACCAGACGATTGTATACAAT GCTATCCTCAGGGCTCATAATGATGTGATATCACATATGCAACCCGGAGTAAGATGGATCGATATGCACAA GCTGGCAGAGCAGAGAATACTTGAATCTCTAAAGAAAGAAAATATTATACATGG TGATATTGGTGACATGATGAATCAAAGGTTAGGGGCTGTTTTCATGCCTCATGGTCTTGGGCACTTACTTGGAATTGACACCCACGATCCCGGAGGCTACCCTAAG GGCTTAGAGAGGCCAAAGGAGCCTGGATTGAGATCCTTGCGGACAATAAGAGAACTTAAAGAAGGCATG GTTATTACGGTCGAGCCAGGCTGTTATTTCATTGGCACTTTGCTGAGGCATGCCAAGGATGACCCGATTTCCTCAAAGTTCTTCAACTGGGAAAAGATAGAAATGTACAAAAGCTTTGGCGGTGTTCGGATTGAAAGTAATCTG TATGTGACGGCGCAAGGATGCAAGAACCTAACAAACTGCCCCCGAGAGACCTGGGAAATCGAGGCGGTAATGGCTGGTGCGCCATGGCCTTCACGTGATGACTGTTCCAGTGCGACAACAACAAAGAATGGCCTTCCCAAGACCTAA